One Actinosynnema pretiosum DNA segment encodes these proteins:
- a CDS encoding arylamine N-acetyltransferase family protein, with translation MYDTNTYLARLGVEVTRPDRAALTALHRAHLRALHYDNTAAATQDGPVPDNLADLDVDATFDGLVTAGRGGICFELNLLFHRLLTDLGFTTTVLSAGVADEEGGFSPDLAHRFTAVHLDGEVLLADVGFAGPSYLDPIRLAPDEQVQHGCAFRVVEQDGRHLVLRRSRTTDWRPLYEFATTPRTLSDWDGFTPRLRRYLDRAVIAGTTLLCRAVDDGHRALVGKRHLVVRDGHETVTTLLDPAEHARVSAEIRTGICAD, from the coding sequence GTGTACGACACCAACACCTACCTGGCCCGGCTCGGCGTCGAGGTCACCCGCCCCGACCGGGCCGCGCTGACCGCGCTGCACCGCGCCCACCTGCGGGCGCTGCACTACGACAACACCGCCGCCGCCACTCAGGACGGCCCCGTTCCCGACAACCTCGCCGACCTGGACGTGGACGCGACCTTCGACGGGCTCGTCACGGCCGGGCGGGGCGGCATCTGCTTCGAGCTGAACCTGCTGTTCCACCGGCTGCTCACCGACCTCGGCTTCACCACGACCGTGCTGTCGGCGGGCGTGGCCGACGAGGAGGGCGGCTTCAGCCCCGACCTGGCGCACCGGTTCACCGCCGTGCACCTGGACGGCGAGGTGCTGCTGGCCGACGTGGGCTTCGCCGGACCGTCCTACCTGGACCCGATCAGGCTGGCCCCGGACGAGCAGGTCCAGCACGGGTGCGCGTTCCGGGTGGTGGAGCAGGACGGCAGGCACCTCGTGCTGCGCAGGAGCCGCACCACCGACTGGCGCCCGCTCTACGAGTTCGCCACCACCCCCAGGACGCTGTCCGACTGGGACGGCTTCACCCCGAGACTGCGCCGCTACCTGGACCGCGCGGTGATCGCGGGCACCACCCTGCTGTGCCGCGCGGTCGACGACGGCCACCGGGCCCTGGTGGGCAAGCGGCACCTCGTGGTCCGTGACGGCCACGAGACGGTGACCACCCTGCTGGACCCGGCCGAGCACGCGCGCGTGAGCGCCGAGATCCGCACCGGGATCTGCGCCGACTGA